Within the Medicago truncatula cultivar Jemalong A17 chromosome 4, MtrunA17r5.0-ANR, whole genome shotgun sequence genome, the region ATCAATTTCTTCTatctctcttatttttattgattgtgtTTGGAATTTGGATTGGTCAATTGAATGAAACAATTATGATCCAAATATTATGTTGTTTACCATCCATGAATGAACTTGAACAAATGTTCTGTTTGAATGACTGCAGGAAGGATTCCATTTTCATTTCTTGAAGATATTCATAATAGATTTGTGAAGACATATGCCGGTGCAATTCTTTCAGCTCCTGCCTATACCATGAATGATGAATTCTCAAGGATCCTCAGCCAACAGATGGATTATTACTCTACCGACCCAAATGCTGATAGATTAAACCGTCTCAAAGGTGAAATGACTCAGGTAAGTTCACAATCGTTAATTTGTTTCTCTATATGAAAAAAAGTTGAATGCTGGCTAATTATGTTCCATTTATTTACATTAAGATATGAAGACTAAATTATACCTTAATATATTTGTGgtatgataaatatatataggTGAGAACCGTTATGCTTGATAACATTGAGAAAGTGTTGGAGAGAGGTGGTCGTTTGGAAATGCTGGTTGAGAAAACAGCAACAATGAATACCAATTCAGTTCGTTTCAAAAGGCAGGCTCGTCGatataaaaataacatgtgGTGGAGTAATGTTAGGCTAACGTAAGTGTCAATTTCTAAACGTTGAGGTTAAGctttttgattatttaaatttaaatttctaatgtttcttcatctcttctttATGCAGGGTTGCACTCATTATGATTTTTGCCATCGTCTTTTACATTATACTCGCATTTATGTGTCATGGTCCTTTTCTGACTTCGTGTTGGAGATAAGCTCTCAAGGCTAactgtaaattttattttatttttgcaatgCTTTTTTGACCAATAATGTATACTGggtcaaagaaaaaagaaatattcatACTTGTATTTATTGGGATGCAATGTTACCGTTTTAGGCTAGTGCACGTTTTAGAAAATTGTTACGCAATGTGGATGAGTTTGCATTGCAAGATACCCTATTGTATGGGTATATTTACAATTCTGAAGGAACACTAATTTTTTCCCTATTGTTCCCTTCATTTCACTCGATATTCTAATTATTTGAAATGTGTcatttaaatttcttatttatATGTTAATTCTTCTCTTAAATTAGGCCAAACATTTAGCATCCCCCATGACAATCAAGACTTGCAAAACTTAAGGTAAGATAAAACTAAACCATCAAAGATTATAACTAGAAAGGCCAGGGTTAAAATCTTGAAAACTAACCTAGAAACCTAATTATAACACTTGAGGTGCTTAGGTTAAAATGCCcccaaaaatggaaaaatacttgggtgacattggtgacattggccaatcacaatgccacaatgcttgtgtttctctctctttcacaagcattgtgacattgtgattggtcaatgtcaccaatgtcacccaactctatgtcacccaaatGCTACCCCCAAAAATGACAATTAGTGTCGCTTTAatttatgtattaaaaaaaagctTGAAACCTAATCATACCTCTTCATAACgagtcaattttttaaataattgattattatattaaggtgacaactagggtacccatagaagaatggtgggtaatttaccccaaccaatacacattagccacataagcatatttttaagtggtatccattaACTATATTGACACCACTAACAAAttactcattttcattggttggtgggtaaattatccaccattattcaaaggtaatctagaaaaaaccttataGTAATGTTAATGGAAGTGATcgtagttttaattattattttaacaacTATGACATCACA harbors:
- the LOC11441237 gene encoding vesicle-associated membrane protein 711 gives rise to the protein MGILYGMVARGQVVLAEFSVIQSNASVVAKQILNQINQGTNSYNDSNVSFSHDRYVFHVRRTDGLTVLCMADEAFGRRIPFSFLEDIHNRFVKTYAGAILSAPAYTMNDEFSRILSQQMDYYSTDPNADRLNRLKGEMTQVRTVMLDNIEKVLERGGRLEMLVEKTATMNTNSVRFKRQARRYKNNMWWSNVRLTVALIMIFAIVFYIILAFMCHGPFLTSCWR